Proteins encoded within one genomic window of Mesotoga sp. Brook.08.105.5.1:
- a CDS encoding DUF2207 domain-containing protein → MKRKFERKYFFIIFMIVSGFFMFIALGNGFWRESAPYKIDSVEINARLNDQGELLVEELSVYTLSRNNRTATKKLHLSYPSVLNSYSIEVSQGTGVVREISSSPGGFDARIFLEQEVTQFLMTTEYSLSGVVEIGTDIAVLSYRFWEPNSDAMTRDISLSIELPEAIISRITKDDISVRPYKEARVEIEGNSVKLRMKSVLSNASGEIKISFPKNIASTMPNAVSTTVSKSSIRKEHEIAMFQQAFLSGLIGFQIAVPFFVLFFTFILFGVEPQVKSEIGYRIYDVPGYILNAVIRNPFQEVDHNGFLATILEMHNSGEIFIGENSISVKATHNGIPTQQQWALQAIKSLKRNEDGSIEIPDAENNSVSLNEFREHYSLWQKNAMRSVKSGRFYEYLGSTVMSVFSIFYLIIWSMILKFVFGNWQIYLSFPDESLVLSIVLYADWCLGWLLLVVPKRIFARWTPSGRLFYMEWKKSEKDLLSKPSLNNDDLSKLVAMGHLQNLIANRQKVNEQQLSVLRQLQKLELLLDKAKS, encoded by the coding sequence ATGAAAAGGAAATTCGAAAGAAAGTACTTCTTTATCATATTCATGATAGTCAGCGGATTTTTTATGTTCATTGCCTTAGGAAATGGCTTCTGGAGGGAATCAGCTCCCTACAAGATCGATTCGGTTGAAATCAACGCCAGACTGAATGATCAGGGGGAGCTTCTCGTAGAAGAGCTTTCAGTTTATACGCTATCTCGCAACAACAGGACAGCGACTAAGAAACTCCATTTATCATATCCCTCGGTTCTCAACTCGTATTCTATTGAGGTTTCCCAGGGAACCGGTGTTGTCAGAGAGATATCGTCATCCCCCGGCGGCTTCGATGCGAGGATCTTTCTTGAACAAGAAGTCACCCAGTTTCTGATGACAACTGAATACAGTTTATCCGGTGTTGTCGAGATAGGAACGGATATCGCCGTGTTGAGCTATAGATTCTGGGAACCAAACTCAGATGCCATGACCAGAGACATCTCTCTTTCCATAGAGTTACCCGAGGCCATAATCTCTAGGATAACAAAGGACGATATCTCTGTCAGGCCCTATAAAGAAGCCAGGGTGGAGATAGAAGGAAACTCCGTGAAGCTTCGAATGAAATCTGTTCTTTCAAATGCATCGGGCGAAATCAAGATCTCGTTTCCAAAAAACATTGCCAGTACTATGCCAAACGCGGTGAGTACAACCGTAAGCAAAAGTTCGATTCGCAAGGAACACGAGATAGCCATGTTCCAGCAGGCTTTTCTTTCGGGTTTGATCGGGTTTCAGATAGCAGTGCCTTTTTTCGTCTTATTCTTCACGTTTATCCTTTTTGGAGTCGAGCCTCAGGTTAAGTCGGAAATTGGTTATAGAATCTACGATGTACCGGGCTATATTCTTAATGCAGTAATAAGGAATCCATTCCAGGAAGTGGATCACAACGGCTTCCTTGCAACGATTCTTGAGATGCACAACAGCGGAGAGATATTTATCGGTGAGAATTCTATATCCGTGAAGGCAACTCATAATGGAATCCCAACGCAGCAGCAATGGGCGCTTCAGGCCATCAAGTCTCTAAAGAGAAATGAAGACGGTTCAATAGAGATTCCTGATGCTGAAAACAACAGCGTTTCGCTCAACGAATTCAGGGAACATTACAGTCTTTGGCAGAAGAATGCGATGCGCAGCGTGAAGTCAGGAAGATTCTATGAGTACCTCGGTTCTACGGTCATGTCGGTTTTTTCGATCTTCTACTTAATCATCTGGTCCATGATACTGAAGTTTGTCTTTGGAAACTGGCAGATTTACCTCTCCTTTCCAGATGAATCTCTCGTGCTGTCAATAGTTCTCTATGCAGACTGGTGCCTGGGATGGCTTCTTCTAGTTGTCCCGAAGAGGATTTTCGCAAGATGGACGCCTTCAGGGAGACTGTTCTATATGGAATGGAAGAAGTCAGAGAAGGATCTTCTTTCAAAGCCCTCGCTTAACAACGATGATTTGTCAAAGCTTGTAGCTATGGGGCATCTGCAGAATCTGATTGCCAACAGACAGAAGGTTAACGAACAACAGCTTTCAGTACTCCGCCAACTGCAGAAACTCGAACTGCTTCTTGATAAAGCGAAATCCTGA